A stretch of DNA from Saccharospirillum mangrovi:
CTATGCCGGCAACTGAGGCAGAGACGTTGCCAGCTGCTGGTTCTTCTATTAATGCCGGTCCGTCTACTAAAGCTGGCGCGACAGACTCAAAACCGTCCTCTGCCGCCATCGGTGGTGCCAATGCAGCAACATCCGTCAATTCTTCCGCTACAACCGTCGCAGCCACCCAGTGAGCCAGGGCCTGATCAACGGCGGCTTCGGCTTCCAGAACTTCCGCCTCAGCGATGGCATCGTCCTGGGCGGCTTCGTCTTCCCAGGGCGGTATTGAAGCAGCAACAGGTTCAGGCGCCGGGTCGGGTTCCGGCAACGACGCATTCATCGGCTCTTCGTTGACCGGTGGTTCGGCATTGTGCGACTCAAACTCAACCACTTCGGTTTGAGAAGGCGATGGAACCACTTCTGTTGTGGCGGGCTCCGTTTGCTCCACAGCAGCCTGGTGAGGCGCGCTATCAGCCGGTGGTGTCGGTTCCGACGTTGTTGGCAAGGCTGGTGCCGACTGGCTCGCCAGCGGCGGCAAATCAGACACCGAACGCGCCGGGCTGGGACTGAACGCCAGCATACGCAGCAACGCCATTTCAAAACCGGCGCGTTCACTCGGCGCCAACGCCAGGTCTTTCACCGAGGCGGTGCCGAATTGATAGAACAGATGCACGTCTTCCGGCTGCGCCGCTTGTGCCAGCGCCACCAGCACATTGCGGTCGCCTTTGGAATTATCCAGCGCATCGGGGGCGGCCTGGGCGATGGCGACACGGTGCAGCGTCGACAGCAATTCGTTCATCAGGGCGCGAAAGTCGGGCGCGTGCTCGGCAAGTTCCGCCACTTGCGCCATTAAGGCTGAGGCGTCTTTTTCGATCAGACCGCGCACCAGATTCAGCACCCGCTTGAGATCGACCGTACCCAGCATGGCCGCCACTTCGGTTTCACGCAGTTGGCCTTCGCCAAAGGCAATGGCCTGATCGGTCAGGCTGAGTGCATCGCGCATACTGCCAGCGGCGGCTTCGGCCAACAGCCAGAGCGACGGATCGTCGAACGGCACGGTTTCTTCTGCGAGGATGTGCTGCAAGTAACCGACGATGCCTTCGCGGGTCATGCTTTTCAGGTTGAACTGCAAACAGCGCGACAGCACCGTCACCGGCAGTTTCTGCGGGTCGGTGGTGGCGAGCAGGAATTTGACGTGCGGTGGTGGTTCTTCGAGGGTTTTTAACAACGCATTGAAGCTGTGCGTCGACAGCATGTGCACTTCGTCGATCAGATAAATCTTGTAGCGGCCACGCGTCGGCGCGTACTGAACGTTGTCGAGCAACTCGCGGGTGTCTTCCACCCGGGTGCGGGACGCGGCGTCGATTTCCAGCAAATCAACAAACCGGCCTTCGGCAATTTCGCGGCAGGCCGAACAAACACCGCAAGGGCGCGAGCTGACGCCCTGTTCGCAATTGAGGCTCTTGGCGAGCAATCGCGCCAACGTCGTCTTACCCACCCCACGGGTGCCGGTAAACAAATAGGCATGATGCAGACGCTGCTGATCTAAGGCATTGATCAGCGCTTTGAGCACGTGGGACTGACCCACCATGTCGGAAAAGGTGGCCGGTCGCCACTTGCGTGCCAGTACCTGATAGGACATGACGGCTCGGGGTTGAAAATTCGACGGACGCCTATCCTAACCGGGATGGCTGGATGCTGCCAGATGGTTAGGAAAAAACGAGATAAAACAGGAAGTTAGATCGGCGGGTGGCGGCTCCACCAGCCACACCCCGGCACCCGATACAGCCGCTACCGTTGCTCCCTTCCGGGCCTGGCGGGATTCACGACTTCTCGTTG
This window harbors:
- the dnaX gene encoding DNA polymerase III subunit gamma/tau, whose protein sequence is MSYQVLARKWRPATFSDMVGQSHVLKALINALDQQRLHHAYLFTGTRGVGKTTLARLLAKSLNCEQGVSSRPCGVCSACREIAEGRFVDLLEIDAASRTRVEDTRELLDNVQYAPTRGRYKIYLIDEVHMLSTHSFNALLKTLEEPPPHVKFLLATTDPQKLPVTVLSRCLQFNLKSMTREGIVGYLQHILAEETVPFDDPSLWLLAEAAAGSMRDALSLTDQAIAFGEGQLRETEVAAMLGTVDLKRVLNLVRGLIEKDASALMAQVAELAEHAPDFRALMNELLSTLHRVAIAQAAPDALDNSKGDRNVLVALAQAAQPEDVHLFYQFGTASVKDLALAPSERAGFEMALLRMLAFSPSPARSVSDLPPLASQSAPALPTTSEPTPPADSAPHQAAVEQTEPATTEVVPSPSQTEVVEFESHNAEPPVNEEPMNASLPEPDPAPEPVAASIPPWEDEAAQDDAIAEAEVLEAEAAVDQALAHWVAATVVAEELTDVAALAPPMAAEDGFESVAPALVDGPALIEEPAAGNVSASVAGIEADAVNGTDEDINPARWPEVDFDADPQGWWQVTLYKLGLSGMTRTLFAHSQWQAYADGRAQLLIATNYRKLMNDTHSQRLREALATVLPGFQGFDYEFGAAEKTPQAWLDQLNRAAWERAVNDLQEDRFVQSLVSDFAAELRTDTVQPRFNPLPTGA